Proteins encoded in a region of the Drosophila busckii strain San Diego stock center, stock number 13000-0081.31 chromosome 2L, ASM1175060v1, whole genome shotgun sequence genome:
- the LOC108607888 gene encoding protein mitoshell isoform X2 — protein MNNGAYNAPNFHLSTVAVESMCQQSTYQQRTYVDRTRIAVTDVFVREQRSWSMSTPTVQMRAAPVFVQTARAAAGTCAYMGGSAAAAAASAPAHHHHHQQHHHHPTTAQAQTPPLAQAPQQQQQQRRFNYMSMPGMQYYASSSSSMSSYGHTYVQHSATSANMSGLFVPPCTHAQMRAQQPQCKEAASQTAVNVKRCCDAATQTDLIGDAPPMAKLRQQGEHKRASSLESFWSQGVPQAGRRNSEVVLPMQRLHDLTRISLQGSDIAERLANAHRQRPCFKKMDTLCARLKQDLLRPDGVLPNINSQGIAWAVKDFIFVFTRIVNSWVILKGYVYNTPEGLNKIKDELPMGFMAAFDCWQVTSLALVELIIKSFVNLDSMLQKQKNSFSKTDSNNNWSSNDNSSDSNSSNKTIGYAEPAAPDNIVDASPSAHSTPQAKPAEPRTSPSTENKPKYNLDLNYLYTMIQDSEEAQRCVNANGTYLKTGTYTPLRKDGNPLEQYAAAQLPAAAQWKFKQQKQPADCQPKLAKRSKLAEDQANLLAQEMARMLYDLSNRILKLESIDRFFQKQFTRNYYPYFFERCHLQFIDVRAIVLKCESAAYQHIYQPIHDLRRIIYLVRNDLKEHTNMDLRLYTALYERAVNSMLTTPPYMLQHFEHITGRPGEQLFNFVA, from the exons ATGAATAACGGTGCTTATAATGCTCCCAATTTTCATCTGTCCACTGTGGCCGTAGAGTCCATGTGCCAGCAATCCACATACCAGCAGCGCACCTATGTGGATCGCACACGCATTGCTGTAACAGATGTTTTTGTACGTGAGCAACGCTCCTGGTCAATGAGCACGCCGACGGTGCAAATGCGTGCCGCTCCAGTGTTTGTACAGACGGCTCGTGCTGCCGCTGGCACGTGTGCCTATATGGGTggatcagctgcagcagcagcagcgtctgctcCTGcacatcaccatcatcatcaacaacatcatcatcatccaaCTACAGCGCAGGCGCAGACGCCACCTTTAGCGCAAGcgccgcaacagcaacaacagcagcgtcgCTTCAATTATATGTCCATGCCGGGTATGCAGTACTATGCATCCAGCTCAT CTTCTATGAGCTCCTATGGGCACACCTATGTGCAGCACTCGGCAACTTCAGCAAATATGAGCGGCTTGTTTGTGCCGCCGTGTACACATGCGCAGATGCGCGCACAGCAGCCACAGTGCAAGgaagcagccagccagactGCAGTCAATGTAAAGCGCTGCTGTGATGCAGCCACCCAAACCGATTTGATAGGCGATGCACCGCCAATGGCCAAACTTAGGCAGCAGGGCGAGCACAA GCGTGCATCCTCTTTGGAAAGCTTTTGGAGTCAGGGCGTGCCGCAGGCTGGACGCCGTAATTCGGAAGTGGTGCTGCCCATGCAGCGTCTACATGATCTAACACGCATTTCGCTGCAGGGCAGTGACATTGCCGAGCGTTTGGCCAATGCGCATCGCCAGCGTCCGTGTTTCAAGAAAATGGATACGCTATGCGCACGCTTAAAGCAGGATCTGCTGCGTCCGGATGGCGTGCTGCCCAATATAAACTCGCAGGGCATTGCTTGGGCAGTTAAGGAtttcatatttgtatttacGCGCATTGTTAACTCTTGGGTTATACTCAAAGGCTATGTGTACAATACGCCAGAGGgtttaaacaaaatcaaagacGAGCTGCCCATGGGCTTTATGGCTGCATTTGATTGCTGGCAAGTGACTTCGCTGGCTTTAGTCGAGCTGATTATAAAGTCCTTTGTCAATCTGGACAGCATGCTGCAGAAGCAAAAGAACAGCTTCAGCAAaactgacagcaacaacaactggagcagcaatgacaacagcagcgactcCAATTCAAGCAATAAGACTATAGGCTATGCTGAGCCAGCAGCGCCAGACAACATAGTTGATGCCAGTCCAAGCGCACATAGCACGCCACAAGCAAAGCCAGCGGAGCCGCGCACTAGTCCAAGCACAGAAAATAAGCCCAAGTATAATTTGGACTTGAACTATTTGTATACAATGATACAAGACTCGGAGGAGGCGCAGCGTTGTGTTAATGCCAATGGCACTTATCTCAAAACGGGCACGTATACACCATTGCGTAAGGATGGCAATCCTTTGGAGCAATATGCTGCCgcacagctgccagcagctgcacagTGGAAGTtcaagcagcagaagcagccgGCGGACTGCCAGCCCAAGTTGGCTAAACGCAGCAAGCTAGCTGAGGATCAGGCCAATCTGCTGGCACAGGAAATGGCACGCATGCTATACGATTTGAGTAATCGCATACTCAAGCTGGAGAGCATTGATCGCTTCTTTCAGAAGCAGTTTACACGCAACTAT TATCCGTATTTCTTTGAGCGCTGTCATCTACAGTTTATTGATGTGCGCGCCATTGTGCTGAAGTGCGAGAGCGCCGCCTATCAGCATATATATCAGCCGATACACGATCTGCGACGCATTATCTATTTGGTGCGCAATGATCTAAAG GAACATACCAATATGGACTTGCGTCTTTATACGGCGCTTTACGAGCGCGCTGTGAATAGCATGCTGACCACGCCCCCTTATATGCTGCAGCATTTTGAGCACATAACTGGACGTCCCGGCGAGCAGCTCTTTAACTTTGTTGCTTGA
- the LOC108607887 gene encoding multidrug resistance-associated protein 7 gives MGNIDWNLAWNWTDLCPTGLEPFANSTNDLLPCFQKIVLQFPVYCIYAALSAYQFGNRTQHILRNATQKRLLALRATCSFVLAMLPLCKTFVFHSAGITLYEVDVLVACSECIMWIVHCAYLLTARQYGSLSHRGTLLLNVFWLLIVVLDAVWLRTSRHFNWWPWSLATFIVDLLYAVTLLPKGSASLPNLPTNNRDREQEALLSPRYTYFQFDLNESHLGHAQDEANWASRFTFHWVQLLINKGVAGKLKRIEDLFDLPDALNVTILTEQLHLALGRTQTLLRALHKCFGWEFYLIGLLRLVADLSSFAGPMLLGGLLRQDETQADDKRAYYYALGLFGSTLLSAICSCHFDWRMSMVSMKMRVGVVNSIYRKALEARGVREARPDMLNLMSTDADRIVNSCISFHFFWSIPFKLFTTLYLLYLQLGAAFLAGVVFATLLIPINRWLAKRIGIYSSGLMSAKDARLSATTEIMQGAKQIKTNAWEPIFITKIRGLRQQELQFLSKRKYLDAMCVYFWATTPVLMCLLTFGVSVLLGNPLIASTTYTSVALLYMLIGPLNAFPWVLNGLIEAWVSLNRVQQLLDVPNLDYASYYNPIMRSSAASSTDTPSVLQLKCAHFKHDSVADSSVAQFQLQDINLDIKAGQLVCIEGAVGAGKSSLLSAMVAGLQCLQGEVCIQELNSGFGYVPQSPWLQRASIRDNITWGSPYDETWYRRVLYACALEEDIRALGGDQLGVGENGRTLSGGQRARVALARAVYQDKNVYLLDDVLSALDAHVSKHIIRHCLLGLLKEKTRIVVTRSHQLYFHANQILQVQDGRLQRSGYMNDSMELSLQEEEEDEHEQHVMSNLPLLTADDKQSVDSLLLEESREFGHLAGSVISCYWRAITTPLALAVLLSVLLMQLTRNLSDAWLAHWVTETTLDAHTNDTTLSHQLQRDNSTTGHTTGYYLSIFAGIALSNSLVTLTRAFLFAFAGIKAAIFMHEQLLQRVMFAKFSFFDITSVGRILNRFSSDTNTVDDSLPFILNILLAQLVGLLGALCVSLYAMPWLALVIVPMVPIYLQLQQRYRHASRDIKRLSSNAMSPLYTHFTETLQGLDTIRSMRASARFQRDFQAKLEDSTKAQLTASAAQQWLALRLQLLGALLVGGAGLLAAITASHATNPGLVGLCISYALSITAQLGDLLHAVAETEQELIAVERIDQYLQLEGEQQAAGSMDPPFGWPTQGVLSFKQVQLSYREHLSPALRGISFDTEAFERIGIVGRTGAGKSSVLAALLRIAPLRQGEIYLDQMNLKSLALSVLRERIGVITQEPFLFEGTVRENLDPAHVFHDSEIWHAIKNSAAATLLVQQLGGLQGRVERAGNNLSAGQRQLLCLARALLKNAKVVCIDEGTSSLDDESDLCMQQALRNAFKSCTLIFIAHRLRGLQAMDRILVLDDGRICEQGKPQALAADSNSLFHGMLQAQHISLQEFAQVD, from the exons ATGGGAAATATTGATTGGAATCTTGCCTGGAACTGGACCGATTTGTGTCCCACAGGACTTGAGCCATTTGCCAATTCAACAAATGATCTGTTGCCTTGTTTTCAAAAGATTGTGCTGCAATTTCCCGTTTACTGCATATACGCTGCGTTATCCGCCTACCAATTTGGCAATCGCACGCAGCACATTTTGCGCAATGCCACGCAAAAGCGTCTGCTGGCGTTACGCGCCACCTGCAGCTTTGTGCTTGCCATGCTACCCCTATGCAAAACATTCGTCTTCCATAGCGCGGGGATTACACTCTACGAGGTCGATGTGCTGGTCGCTTGCTCCGAGTGCATCATGTGGATAGTGCACTGTG cttacCTACTGACGGCGCGCCAATATGGCAGTCTAAGTCATCGCGGCACATTGTTGTTGAATGTGTTTTGGCTGCTGATTGTTGTGCTGGACGCAGTGTGGTTACGCACCAGCCGTCACTTTAACTGGTGGCCTTGGAGTTTGGCTACTTTCATTGTTGATCTTTTGTATGCAGTCACGCTGCTGCCCAAAGGCAGTGCCAGTTTGCCCAATCTGCCTACAAACAACAGAGATCGTGAGCAGGAGGCGCTGTTATCACCAAGGTATACTTACTTTCAGTTTGATCTCAACGAATCGCATTTGGGACATGCACAGGATGAGGCCAACTGGGCTTCACGCTTCACCTTTCACTGGGTGCAGCTGCTTATTAACAAAGGCGTGGCCGGCAAGCTTAAGCGCATTGAGGATCTATTCGATTTGCCGGATGCTTTGAATGTAACCATATTAAcggagcagctgcatttgGCACTGGGACGCACACAAACCTTGCTGCGTGCGCTGCATAAATGTTTTGGCTGGGAGTTTTATCTGATTGGCTTGCTGCGTTTGGTGGCGGACTTGAGCAGCTTTGCGGGGCCGATGCTGCTGGGCGGTTTGCTGCGCCAGGATGAGACGCAGGCGGATGACAAACGCGCCTATTACTATGCGCTGGGTTTGTTTGGCAGCACGCTGCTTTCGGCTATATGCAGTTGTCACTTTGACTGGCGCATGTCCATGGTGAGCATGAAAATGCGCGTGGGCGTGGTCAACAGCATTTATCGCAAAGCGTTGGAGGCACGTGGCGTGCGTGAAGCGCGTCCGGATATGTTAAATTTGATGTCCACTGATGCGGATCGCATTGTCAACTCGTGCATAAGTTTTCACTTCTTCTGGAGCATTCCCTTCAAGCTGTTTACAACGCTCTATCTGCTTTATCTGCAGCTGGGCGCTGCTTTCTTGGCGGGCGTTGTCTTTGCCACGCTGTTGATACCAATCAATCGTTGGCTGGCCAAGCGTATTGGCATTTACTCCAGTGGTCTGATGAGTGCTAAGGATGCGCGTTTGTCAGCTACAACAGAAATAATGCAGGGCgctaagcaaatcaaaaccAATGCTTGGGAGCCGATATTCATTACCAAAATTCGTGGCTTGCGTCAGCAGGAGCTGCAGTTTCTATCCAAGCGCAAGTACTTGGATGCCATGTGCGTTTACTTCTGGGCCACAACGCCTGTACTGATGTGCCTGCTTACATTTGGTGTATCTGTGCTGCTGGGCAATCCTTTGATAGCTTCCACCACTTATACAAGTGTAGCGCTGCTTTATATGCTCATAGGACCATTGAATGCTTTTCCTTGGGTGCTCAATGGACTTATTGAAGCTTGGGTTTCTTTGAATcgcgtgcagcagctgctggatgTGCCCAATCTGGACTATGCTAGCTACTATAATCCTATAATGCGCAGCAGTGCAGCAAGCTCCACGGATACGCCCAGCGTGCTGCAGCTGAAGTGCGCACATTTCAAACACGACAGCGTTGCAGACAGCAGCGTGGCGCAGTTTCAGCTGCAGGACATTAATCTGGACATAAAGGCAGGTCAGCTGGTTTGCATTGAGGGCGCTGTGGGCGCTGGCAAGAGCAGTTTGCTGTCCGCAATGGTAGCTGGCCTGCAGTGTTTGCAGGGCGAGGTGTGCATACAAGAGCTGAATAGTGGCTTTGGCTATGTGCCACAGTCGCCTTGGCTGCAACGCGCCAGCATACGCGACAACATTACCTGGGGCAGCCCATACGATGAGACTTGGTATCGTCGCGTGCTGTACGCATGTGCGCTGGAGGAGGATATACGCGCCTTGGGTGGCGATCAGCTGGGCGTGGGTGAAAATGGGCGCACGTTATCAGGCGGACAGCGCGCACGTGTAGCGCTAGCACGCGCTGTGTATCAGGATAAGAATG tttatttgctGGACGATGTGCTGTCTGCGCTGGATGCGCATGTGTCCAAGCATATAATACGCCATTGCTTGCTGGGCTTGCTTAAGGAGAAGACACGCATTGTGGTAACGCGCAGTCATCAGCTTTACTTTCATGCCAATCAAATACTGCAAGTACAGGATGGACGCCTACAGCGCAGCGGCTATATGAACGACAGCATGGAGTTGAGTCTGCAAGAAGAAGAGGAGGatgagcatgagcagcatGTAATGAGCAACCTACCATTGCTTACAGCGGATGATAAGCAAAGCGTAGACAGTTTGCTGCTGGAGGAGTCACGTGAATTTGGCCATTTAGCTGGCAGCGTTATAAGCTGCTATTGGCGCGCCATAACGACGCCACTGGCGCTGGCTGTGCTGCTCAGCGTGCTGCTAATGCAACTGACACGCAATCTAAGCGATGCTTGGCTAGCACATTGGGTAACCGAAACAACGCTGGATGCGCATACCAATGATACGACGCTGTCGCATCAGCTGCAGCGCGACAACAGCACAACTGGGCACACCACTGGCTACTACTTGAGCATCTTTGCAGGCATAGCGCTAAGCAATTCGTTGGTGACGCTTACACGCGCTTTTCTTTTCGCCTTTGCGGGCATTAAGGCGGCCATATTTATgcatgagcagctgctgcagcgtgtgATGTTT GCCAAGTTTAGTTTCTTTGACATTACCTCTGTGGGACGCATACTCAATCGCTTCAGCTCGGACACCAATACAGTGGATGATTCGCTGCCTTTTATACTCAACATACTGCTGGCGCAGCTTGTTGGCTTGCTGGGCGCTCTATGCGTTAGTTTGTATGCCATGCCTTGGCTGGCTTTAGTAATAGTGCCCATGGTGCCCATAtacttgcaactgcagcagcgttaTCGTCATGCCTCGCGTGATATTAAGCGTCTGTCCAGCAATGCCATGTCGCCTTTGTATACGCACTTTACGGAAACGCTGCAGGGTTTGGACACCATACGCAGCATGCGTGCTAGCGCGCGTTTTCAGCGTGACTTCCAAGCCAAGCTGGAGGACAGCACCAAGGCGCAGTTGACTGCGTCGGCAGCGCAGCAGTGGCTTGCGCTgcgtttgcagctgctgggcgCGCTGCTTGTGGGCGGCGCTGGCTTGTTGGCTGCTATTACAGCCTCACATGCCACCAATCCTGGACTTGTGGGTCTTTGCATATCCTATGCTTTGTCTATAACAGCGCAGCTGGGCGATTTGCTGCACGCTGTAGCCGAAACGGAGCAGGAGCTTATTGCTGTGGAGCGCATTGATCAATATTTGCAGCTGGAGGGcgagcagcaggcagcgggCAGCATGGATCCGCCCTTTGGCTGGCCCACGCAGGGCGTGCTTAGCTTTAAGCAAGTGCAGCTGAGCTATCGTGAGCATTTGTCGCCTGCGCTGCGTGGCATTAGCTTCGATACGGAAGCGTTCGAGCGCATTGGCATTGTGGGACGCACAGGCGCAGGCAAGAGCTCAgtgctggctgcgctgctgcgcatAGCGCCGCTGCGTCAAGGCGAAATCTACTTGGATCAAATGAATCTAAAGTCGCTGGCGTTGAGCGTGCTGCGTGAACGCATTGGGGTTATAACCCAAGAGCCTTTTCTATTCGAAG GCACTGTGCGTGAGAATTTGGATCCTGCGCATGTCTTCCATGACTCGGAGATTTGGCATGCGATTAAGAACTCTGCCGCTGCTACGCTGCTGGTGCAGCAGCTGGGCGGCTTGCAGGGCCGTGTCGAGCGTGCTGGCAACAATTTGTCAGCGGGCCAGCGGCAGTTGCTTTGCTTGGCGCGTGCGCTGCTCAAGAATGCCAAAGTCGTTTGCATAGACGAAGGCACTTCCTCGCTGGACGACGAGTCGGACTTGTGCATGCAGCAGGCGCTGCGCAATGCGTTCAAAAGCTGCACGCTTATCTTTATAGCGCATCGCTTGCGTGGACTGCAGGCTATGGATCGCATACTCGTGCTGGACGATGGACGCATTTGTGAGCAGGGCAAGCCGCAGGCATTGGCGGCGGACAGCAATTCCTTATTCCATGGCATGCTGCAAGCTCAGCACATAAGTTTGCAGGAATTTGCGCAAGTGGATTAA
- the LOC108607888 gene encoding protein mitoshell isoform X1, translating into MNNGAYNAPNFHLSTVAVESMCQQSTYQQRTYVDRTRIAVTDVFVREQRSWSMSTPTVQMRAAPVFVQTARAAAGTCAYMGGSAAAAAASAPAHHHHHQQHHHHPTTAQAQTPPLAQAPQQQQQQRRFNYMSMPGMQYYASSSSASMSSYGHTYVQHSATSANMSGLFVPPCTHAQMRAQQPQCKEAASQTAVNVKRCCDAATQTDLIGDAPPMAKLRQQGEHKRASSLESFWSQGVPQAGRRNSEVVLPMQRLHDLTRISLQGSDIAERLANAHRQRPCFKKMDTLCARLKQDLLRPDGVLPNINSQGIAWAVKDFIFVFTRIVNSWVILKGYVYNTPEGLNKIKDELPMGFMAAFDCWQVTSLALVELIIKSFVNLDSMLQKQKNSFSKTDSNNNWSSNDNSSDSNSSNKTIGYAEPAAPDNIVDASPSAHSTPQAKPAEPRTSPSTENKPKYNLDLNYLYTMIQDSEEAQRCVNANGTYLKTGTYTPLRKDGNPLEQYAAAQLPAAAQWKFKQQKQPADCQPKLAKRSKLAEDQANLLAQEMARMLYDLSNRILKLESIDRFFQKQFTRNYYPYFFERCHLQFIDVRAIVLKCESAAYQHIYQPIHDLRRIIYLVRNDLKEHTNMDLRLYTALYERAVNSMLTTPPYMLQHFEHITGRPGEQLFNFVA; encoded by the exons ATGAATAACGGTGCTTATAATGCTCCCAATTTTCATCTGTCCACTGTGGCCGTAGAGTCCATGTGCCAGCAATCCACATACCAGCAGCGCACCTATGTGGATCGCACACGCATTGCTGTAACAGATGTTTTTGTACGTGAGCAACGCTCCTGGTCAATGAGCACGCCGACGGTGCAAATGCGTGCCGCTCCAGTGTTTGTACAGACGGCTCGTGCTGCCGCTGGCACGTGTGCCTATATGGGTggatcagctgcagcagcagcagcgtctgctcCTGcacatcaccatcatcatcaacaacatcatcatcatccaaCTACAGCGCAGGCGCAGACGCCACCTTTAGCGCAAGcgccgcaacagcaacaacagcagcgtcgCTTCAATTATATGTCCATGCCGGGTATGCAGTACTATGCATCCAGCTCAT CAGCTTCTATGAGCTCCTATGGGCACACCTATGTGCAGCACTCGGCAACTTCAGCAAATATGAGCGGCTTGTTTGTGCCGCCGTGTACACATGCGCAGATGCGCGCACAGCAGCCACAGTGCAAGgaagcagccagccagactGCAGTCAATGTAAAGCGCTGCTGTGATGCAGCCACCCAAACCGATTTGATAGGCGATGCACCGCCAATGGCCAAACTTAGGCAGCAGGGCGAGCACAA GCGTGCATCCTCTTTGGAAAGCTTTTGGAGTCAGGGCGTGCCGCAGGCTGGACGCCGTAATTCGGAAGTGGTGCTGCCCATGCAGCGTCTACATGATCTAACACGCATTTCGCTGCAGGGCAGTGACATTGCCGAGCGTTTGGCCAATGCGCATCGCCAGCGTCCGTGTTTCAAGAAAATGGATACGCTATGCGCACGCTTAAAGCAGGATCTGCTGCGTCCGGATGGCGTGCTGCCCAATATAAACTCGCAGGGCATTGCTTGGGCAGTTAAGGAtttcatatttgtatttacGCGCATTGTTAACTCTTGGGTTATACTCAAAGGCTATGTGTACAATACGCCAGAGGgtttaaacaaaatcaaagacGAGCTGCCCATGGGCTTTATGGCTGCATTTGATTGCTGGCAAGTGACTTCGCTGGCTTTAGTCGAGCTGATTATAAAGTCCTTTGTCAATCTGGACAGCATGCTGCAGAAGCAAAAGAACAGCTTCAGCAAaactgacagcaacaacaactggagcagcaatgacaacagcagcgactcCAATTCAAGCAATAAGACTATAGGCTATGCTGAGCCAGCAGCGCCAGACAACATAGTTGATGCCAGTCCAAGCGCACATAGCACGCCACAAGCAAAGCCAGCGGAGCCGCGCACTAGTCCAAGCACAGAAAATAAGCCCAAGTATAATTTGGACTTGAACTATTTGTATACAATGATACAAGACTCGGAGGAGGCGCAGCGTTGTGTTAATGCCAATGGCACTTATCTCAAAACGGGCACGTATACACCATTGCGTAAGGATGGCAATCCTTTGGAGCAATATGCTGCCgcacagctgccagcagctgcacagTGGAAGTtcaagcagcagaagcagccgGCGGACTGCCAGCCCAAGTTGGCTAAACGCAGCAAGCTAGCTGAGGATCAGGCCAATCTGCTGGCACAGGAAATGGCACGCATGCTATACGATTTGAGTAATCGCATACTCAAGCTGGAGAGCATTGATCGCTTCTTTCAGAAGCAGTTTACACGCAACTAT TATCCGTATTTCTTTGAGCGCTGTCATCTACAGTTTATTGATGTGCGCGCCATTGTGCTGAAGTGCGAGAGCGCCGCCTATCAGCATATATATCAGCCGATACACGATCTGCGACGCATTATCTATTTGGTGCGCAATGATCTAAAG GAACATACCAATATGGACTTGCGTCTTTATACGGCGCTTTACGAGCGCGCTGTGAATAGCATGCTGACCACGCCCCCTTATATGCTGCAGCATTTTGAGCACATAACTGGACGTCCCGGCGAGCAGCTCTTTAACTTTGTTGCTTGA
- the LOC108607891 gene encoding guanine nucleotide exchange factor MSS4 homolog, producing MTEVANIEQQIVNNKNKTNVRCQFCNSLMLKAQEGSYCQQEIDVPLMMQKQDRGADALNTETLSHFWMIADMMTFENIGFSHTVDGRKFLVCADCERGPVGYHEISSKRCYLALERVVHKDD from the exons aTGACAGAGGTAGCCAATattgagcagcaaattgtaaacaataaaaataaaacaaatgtgcgCTGTCAGTTCTGCAATAGCTTAATGCTTAAAGCACAAGAGGGCAGCTATTGCCAGCAGGAA ATAGATGTACCACTAATGATGCAAAAGCAGGATAGAGGCGCTGATGCCTTGAACACAGAGACTCTGAGTCACTTCTGGATGATTGCAGATATGATGACATTCGAAAATATTGGCTTTTCACACACCGTCGATGGACGCAAGTTTCTGGTCTGCGCGGATTGTGAGCGTGGTCCAGTGGGTTATCATGAGATATCCAGCAAACGATGCTACCTGGCGCTGGAACGTGTGGTGCATAAAGACGACtag
- the LOC108607890 gene encoding uncharacterized protein LOC108607890, giving the protein MQYIYMISALILAIAVQQGLAIKCFVCNSHKDANCALDIPPENLLKDCQEDYSTRGRGISTYCRKITQIIEFSVNSLPPDSRVIRTCGFQNQTKINYCYQRAGFGGRQVVCSCDTDQCNGATALSGVSTLGLVGAAALILAACQWLQR; this is encoded by the exons atgcaGTACATTTATATGATTAGCGCGCTAATTTTGGCAATTGCTGTGCAGCAAG GACTTGCCATCAAATGCTTTGTGTGCAACAGCCACAAGGACGCCAACTGTGCATTGGATATACCGCCCGAAAATTTGCTCAAGGACTGCCAGGAGGATTACTCCACACGCGGCAGAGGCATATCCACCTATTGTCGCAAGATTACGCAAATTATTGAGTTCTCTGTGAATAGCC TGCCACCAGATAGCCGCGTCATACGCACCTGCGGCTTTCAGAATCAAACAAAGATCAACTATTGCTATCAGCGCGCTGGATTCGGTGGACGTCAGGTGGTCTGCTCCTGTGATACGGATCAATGCAACGGCGCCACAGCGCTGAGCGGCGTCTCCACATTGGGCTTGGTGGGCGCTGCTGCGCTTATTCTGGCTGCCTGCCAGTGGCTGCAGCGTTAA